GTTCCGGGAACTCCTATAGCAAGAGGAGATTCAGTGCTTTTACCCTTTATAACTTTTCCGTTTTGATCCAGAAACATATCTTTTGTGGCTGCCAAAGGTGCTTTTTCGCGATAATCTAAGGAACCAATTTCGCCATTTGCTTTGCGGTACACCATAAAACCGCCTCCGCCAATGTTTCCGGCATAGGGGTAGGCTACTGCCAAGGCTAATTCGGTAGCAACCATGGCATCAAAGGCATTTCCACCTTTTTTCATGATTTCAACACCAATTTTTGAAGCTTCTTCTCGTGCCGAAACTACCATTGCTTTATCGGAAATTAACCCGGTTTGTGCAATGGTTTTATTTGAAATTAGGAAAGTTAAAAAGCAAAGAATCAGCATTGTTTTTTTCATAGGGACTTTAATTTCATTAGGGATTGATTCCTTAATTCTTCGAAGAAAAGGGTAAATTCAGCTTCAAATTCCGGATAGTATTTTTCAAGTTCGTTGGTTGAAAACCGCATTTTGGATTGATTATTAGTACGGCTGTCCATTTGAGTCAAAATGCGATTAATTCCTTCAACAGTTTGGTAGCTTACTAACCAATTATATTTTGTCATGTAAGGCAATAAGTTTTGGGTTTTGAGCGTCAAAATAGTTTGATTCTCCTGAAGGGATTTGTAAAATCGTTCCGTGTAGTCTTCTAATTTTTCATCGGAATAAAGATTCCAGTTTTTCGCTAAAAAATGATCGTAAAAAACATCTACGATTACTCCGGCATAATGGTGATAATTTTCGTGCAACTTCTTAGTGCTTTGTCGGAAAACAGGATGTGCATCTGTAAAAGTATCAATGAACCGATGCAAAATAATTCCTTTTTGAATCTCAGGATGATAATTTTCAAACTGTTTTCCGCGAATACCATCAGCCATAAAATTGCCGATTTTAATCAAATCATTATCTCCCGAAAGATAGATGTGGGCTAGAAAATTCATTTTTTAAGCTGGGATTAGGTACAGTACTAAATATGTTTTTGTAAATATAAAAAATACAGAACGCTTTAGCTGATAAATCTAAAGGATAAAAAACGGTTTTAAGAAATAATTAGTTCTTTCCTTTTTTTGTAGCATTAAACAATTTGACAAATCGCTCTGCAAGATTTGTTTTTGTAGAATAGGAATTGATTAAAACAGGTTGTTTAAGTTTTAAAATGCTGTCTATCACAGATTGAATTTTCTTATCTGAATCTGAATCTGCCAAAGGAAGAAAATGAAAATCTTGGTTGTAATGGCGCATGATTTTAGTTTCTTTTTCAACCAAAACTTTATCTATTTTTTGATCCATTATACAAACTACATTTTCTATTTTTCCGGTTAATATAAAACCAAAATATTCATCGTCTGTTGGGTACGGAGTGTAATAAATGTGTTTTTGTAGTTTGACAATTTTTCCGCGCTCAAAACTTTTTAAAGTATCAATATTATTAGAACCGAGCTCACTTTTAATTTTGATGGCGCTATTTTCATTTTCTATTATGTTTTTAAAAACATTGGCTCTGTCTTTACCAAGATAGCAATGAACATAATATTTCCCTTTAAAAGTTCGGGCGATATCCTGAATTTTGAGGATAGAAGTATTATTGTCATCAATCCAAGGAAGCATAGGAATCGAAATTAATTTCATTTCAACTTCAGTAGTATTTTTGATTTCTTTTTCCATCAAAATGGGTTCTGCCGGAATAACCATTTTATTCAATAATGAAATAATTGCAGTGTAATTTTGATCTTTTAGTTCTGCAATTTTATCGGCATCAGGATAAGGTCCAAAATGGAATTCTGCGTTAGCACTTTTATTAAAATCGGTGTCGTCTGCGCTTGAATTAATTAAGAGTTCCGGTTTAAAACTAAAAATATATAAGGAAACCAACAAGGCAATTCCGGAAAACACTAACATTAAGTTTTTACTGGAAGTACTTTTGGATTTAATAAAGAAACGATTCACAAAGATGGTTAAGAATAAAACTACCACTAAAAAAAGAAGAACTACTATTTTTTGAACGGTACTTTCATTTGATTCAGTCCAGTTTTCGGCCGCTGCTTTCTCAGCAATCATTCGTGTTGGACCTACAGTTAACATTAATAAACCTAAAGGGAATACTAAACTTAAACCAAAGAAAGAAAAAAGTATTACGCTTTTAAGTTTGTTGTTTCCGGTATTTTTATTGCTCATAATTGATTGTTTACTTTTCTTAATTTTTTTAGAAAACAGTTAAATTCTTATTCATTGGAATATTACTAATAATTTTTGGAATCTGTTTTTCAGTTCAAAAAAGGGTAGGGCACCTGTATTAATTATTAAAAACGCCGTTAAAGCATATATTGTAAATTTACAGAAATGTTTGTTTCAGTTTGGTATTTACTCGGAGTATATTCTTGTCTGTTGAAACCTGCTTGAACTCCCAAAATTATTTTTTTATAAAGTACTTTGTTGTATCCAGCTCCCATTCTATAGGAACTTAACGAAATCCTTTCGTCAAATTGCGATATGGTTTCTCTTTCATCCGGGGATGTTCCGTAACCTGCGTTTACAGAAAAATAATCAAATCGGGAATTAAAATAATATCTATAGGTGGAAGAAAAAGAAGGATAAGGTTTCTTTTGACCCAGTTGCATGTAGGATTTAATATTTAACCAACCTGGTCCAATGTATTTTCCAATACCTATTGCGGCAGAATAATTCTCATTATTTATGGTTTTGTTGTATCGCATACCCAATTCGCTTTCCCAACCTTTCCCTAAATTTTGAAAAAAAGAATAGCTTAATCTTACTTTCGGAAAAATACGATCGTTGCTTAAACCAATATTAAAAAAGGAATAATTCTTTTTAGAAGTTTTATAATAAGTTTCAAACTCGTACATCGAACCCGAAAGTATACTTTGATTATTCGATTGTCTGTCGTTGTAATTGTATCGGCCTATTAAGGTTAAATTTTTAAGTTGTTTGACGAGTTGTAAACTCGTATAATTCCATGGACCAACTCCTGGTCGATTAAAAAAAGTTGTCGTGTTGCTTAAACCGATTCGGTCAGAAAAAGAAACCAGCTTGATGTCATATAATTGATCTTTCAGGCTACTGTCATCCGGATATTTTGTTATCAAAAACTCTAAATAATCAGCAGATGTTTTTGCATCATTTTCTAAATTCAAAGCACGAAGTTTCAGTAAATAAAATTCTTTTTCTTCCGGATAAAGTGCTAATCCTTGGTCAATTGTTTTTACTGCTGCACTGGCATTATTGCTTTCAATTTCTAATAGGGTCAAATACGAAAACGCTTCTTTGTATTTTGGGTTTTTAATGATAACATGATTAAAATAATAGCGCGCACTGTCTATTTCATGGGTCATTTTATAAGCTCTTCCTAATGCAATATGAAAATCCAAATAATTGGGCGCATTCTTAATTCCTAAATGACCAAGTTCAATTGCTTTACTATAATTTTTTTCTACAGAAATCAATTTATTAGTTACAACTAATAGACTATCAGTATTGACTTTTTTTTGAGCAAATGTATAAGTGTTTGCTAACAATAATGCCAAAAATAAGAGGTGTCTAAATTTCATATTATAATTTATTACGTTGTTTTTATCAAATACCAATGGTTTAGTTTTTTATTAATTCAAAAAATTGAATTGTTTTGCAGTCAACTGCTTAAAAAAAACAATTGTAATTTAGTAGCTACGGCTTAAAAAATAAATATGGGTAAACTAAATAATTAATTTCACAAAGTACTTTCAAAGATGCCCGTTCTATTTACAATTTCTAAACAAATTATGTATTTTAATACAAAAGTAATGATTTTTACATTAAATGACTTGATATGTTCTTCATGAATTTTAAGTAGTCCTTTTCTTGTGTCGAATCAGGTAAAACTTTAAGTATGCAATATGTCTTTTAATTAAAAATAAAGACAGAATTTTTTAAAACATGTTTCATAAGTCTGAATACAACTCAGTAACTTTTTTATATTTGTATTTTAATACCTAAACAAACAACTAAATGACTTTAATAAAATCTATATCAGGAATTCGAGGAACAATTGGAGGGAAAGTTGGTGACAACCTAACGCCACTCGATGCCGTGAAGTTTGCTTCGGCTTATGGAACTTGGCTAAAAAATTATGTGGGGAAAGAAAAACTTACAGTTGTTGTAGGTCGTGATGCCCGAATTTCGGGACCTATGATTCATAATTTAGTAGTGAATACCTTGATAGGTTTGGGAATCGATGTTATTGATTTGGGACTTTCTACAACCCCGACCGTTGAAGTTGCTGTTCCTCTTGAAAAAGCAGACGGTGGAATTATTTTGACCGCTTCTCACAATCCAAAACAGTGGAATGCTTTGAAATTATTGAACGAAAAAGGAGAATTTCTAAATGGTATCGAAGGAGAAAAAATCCTTAAAATTGCCGAAGATGAAGCATTCGATTTTTCGGATGTGGATAATATTGGCGCGATTATGATTAATGATGCCTACATGGATATTCATATTGATGAAGTCTTAAATCTACCTTTGGTTGATGTTGATGCAGTAAAAGCAGCTAAATTCAAAGTGGTGGTTGATGGCGTGAATTCTTCTGGAGGAATTATTATTCCAAAATTATTAGAATTGATGGGTGTTGAAGTCATAAAATTATATTGCGAACCTAACGGACATTTTCCCCATAATCCGGAACCTTTAAAAGAGCATTTAACTGATATTTCAGAATTGGTTGTTAAAGAAGGCGCCCATTTAGGAGTTGTAGTTGATCCGGATGTGGATCGTTTGGCTTTCATTTGTGAAGACGGAGAAATGTTTGGCGAAGAATATACTTTAGTCGCTTGTGCAGATTATGTTTTGAGTAAAACGCCAGGAAATACGGTTTCGAATATGTCTTCTTCTCGTGCATTGCGTGATGTAACGAACCTGCACAACGGAAACTACGAAGCAAGCGCAGTTGGTGAAGTAAATGTAGTGGAATTAATGAAAAAAAACAATGCTATCATTGGTGGCGAAGGAAATGGCGGAATTATTTATCCGGAATCCCATTATGGTAGAGACAGTTTGGTTGGAGTGGCTTTGTTTTTAACCCATTTGGCGAATAAAAAAATGTCGGTTTCGGCTTTGCGTGCATCCTATCCGGAATATTACATGAGCAAAAACAAAATCGAATTGACACCCCAAATAGATGTTGATGCGATTCTTGTTGCGATGACCGAAAAATATAAAAACGAAGATATTACCACTATTGACGGCGTGAAAATTGACTTCGCTGAAAATTGGGTTCATCTAAGAAAATCAAATACAGAACCAATTATACGTATTTATACCGAAGCTGCTTCGCAACAATTGGCAGATGATTTGGCATTGCGAATTATAGACGAGATAAAAGCAGTAGCCGGAATCTAAAACTATAATGCAATTTAAATTAAAAACCCTTTCAAAGCAGCAGTACTTTGAAAGGGTTTTCTTTTAGTAAATAATCCTTTTATTCATTCCTTTTCTTTAACATTTTTAAACAATTATATCCATTCAAAAATCAATATCTTTGAAATCAAATTCAGTATGCAATGATTACCAAAGAAACTTCAACCCAATTAGAGCAGTATTTTCAACAATTTCGAAAGAATATTATCGGAATTGATCAAGATTTTGAATCTCCTTACGGAAAGCAAAAAATCATTTATACGGATTGGACTGCCAGTGGTCGATTGTACCGCCCGATTGAGGAAAAATTGATGAACGAGTTTGGTCCTTTTGTCGCTAATACACATACTGAAACTACCGTTTCCGGAACGGCCATGACAAAAGCGTATCATAAGGCTAGAAGTATCATTAAAGAGCATGTGCATGCCAATAGTGATGATGTTTTGATTAATGATGGAACCGGAATGACTGGCGTGGTGAATAAATTCCAACGTATTTTAGGATTAAAAGTGCCTGAAAACCTGAAAGATTTCATCAATATCCCGGACGAAAAGAAACCAATTGTTTTTATTTCGCACATGGAACACCATTCCAATCAAACGTCTTGGTTAGAAACTATTGCAGATGTTGAGGTAATTCCTTCTTCGGAAGACGGACTTTTTAGTATAGAAAATCTTGCTATTTTATTAGAAAAATACAAAACGAGAACCTATAAAATAGCATCTATTACTTCTTGCTCGAATGTTACCGGAATTCGCACCCCCTATCACCAAGCAGCTAAATTAATGCATCAAAATAATGGAGTTTGTTTTGTGGATTTTGCCTGTTCAGGTCCTTATGTTAAAATAGATATGCATCCTGAAGATGCTGAATCCTATTTGGACGCAATTTTCTTTTCGCCACACAAATTTCTTGGTGGTCCAGGAACTTCCGGTGTTTTGGTTTTTAATAAAAAATTATACAACAACATGATTCCGGATTGTCCCGGCGGAGGAACTGTTTCGTGGACAAATCCTTGGGGCGAGCATAAATATATTGATAATATTGAAGACAGGGAAGATGGCGGCACTCCTGGGTTTCTTCAAGTGATTAAAACCGCACTGGCGATTCAGTTGAAAGAGCAAATGGGAATTGAGAATATCTTGAAACGAGAACATGAAATTGTGGATTATATCTTCTCAGAATTAGGAAATGTTACCAATATTAAAATTCTGGCCGGTCAACATCGCGATCGACTGGGTGTGATTTCATTTTTTGTTGAAGACTTACATTTTAATTTGGGAGTGAAATTGCTGAACGATAAATTTGGGATTCAAACGCGTGGCGGATGCAGTTGTGCCGGTACTTACGGTCATTTCCTGTTGCATGTTGACCAAGAAACATCACATCAATTGATTGACGAAATCAGTCTGGGTGATTTAATCCGAAAACCGGGCTGGATTCGAATGTCAATTCATCCAACCACTACAAATGCCGAAATTAAATGGGTTTGTGACAGCTTAAAAGCATTGGCACAAAACCATAAAAAATGGGCTTTGGATTATGATTATAATAAAGATACGAATGAGTTTATAAACCATCATCCGCAAACATTTGAAGATGAATTGGTGAAAAAATGGTTCGCTTTATAGCACTTATAAGATTAAGAAAACTACCTTTTGTGTTTCCATCGTTTGTGCGTCCAGAAATAATATTCGGGCGCTTCAAGGATTTGTTTTTCGACTTCTCTTAAAAACACATTGGTGATTTCAAAATCAGGTATTGATCTTGGATTATCCGTAATTGGAACAAAAGTAGCTTCATAGAAACCTCTTTTTACCTTTTTTACTTTTACAAAAAGAACATTCAAATCATATCTTTTGGCTAGCATTTCGGCTCCGGTATGCACCGGAACTTCTACTCCCATGAATTTGTCCCAATGAAATGCTCTATTTAGTTTTGGCGATTGATCACTGGCTAAACCATACATGCTCAGGATTCCTTTCTCTTGGTTTTCGGCGATTAACGGAATGGCTCTTTTTGTTTCCACTAATTCGGCTTTGTATTTAGAACGAATATCCCGAATTAATTTGTCAAAGTATTTATTGGCGATTTTTTTATAAACGCCTATTCCTCTGAAAAGTGTTTTTTCGTTAAGAGTCAACAACCATTCCCAACTCGCATAATGAGAGGCTAACAGAATCGTGCTTTTTCCCTTTTTTTCATATTCTTTGACTACTTCAAGATTGGTGATGATGAATCTTTTATTCATTTCTTCGGGAGAAATAGTCATGGTTTTTATCATTTCCAGAAATATATCGCACAAATGGTGGTATGATTTTTTTTCGATAACGAGTCGTTCTTTTGCACTAAGATTTGGAAAAGCCAAAGCTAAATTCTCTCTGACCGTTTTTTTGCGATAGCCAATAATGTAATATAAGATCAAATACACAAAATCTGAAAACCAATAAAAAAGGCGAAACGGCAGGATTGAAATAATCCACAGAAATGGGAAGGCAATGATAAAAACGAGAAATTGCATGCAGTATTTTTTTATGCAAATATAACGCAAAAAGAAACAACGATATAAATTTTGACACTGAACTGTATCAAACTTGAGTTTCACTATCTTTACGATTCCTAATAAAACAACTGTATGAATACCATTTTAATAGCTATAATTGTCGTTAACGTTTTAATAAGTTACAAAGGTTTTAATGACCTTTCTTTTTTTAGAAAATATGAATTTCATGTCGGAAGTATTCGGGCCGGAGAGCAAATCCGGATGTTGTCTTCGGGATTTCTTCATGCAGATATGACGCATTTAATTTTTAATATGTTGACACTTTGGTTTTTTGCTCCGGTGGTAATAGGCTATTTAGGTGATTTTTCATTCGGATTGGTTTATTTCGGAAGCTTAATTTTCGGGAGTTTGTTGACGATGGTTTTTCACAAAAACGATTACAGTTATAGAGCTGTTGGTGCTTCGGGTGCTGTAACGGGTGTTTTATATTCGGCTATATTATTGCAGCCGGACATGATGTTGGGAATCTTTTTTGTTATTCCGATTCCGGCCTATCTTTTTGGAATTCTGTACTTGCTGTATTCTATCTACGGAATGAAAGCTAAAAATGATAATATTGGTCATACGGCACATTTTGGAGGTGCTGTTGGCGGTTATTTGATTACACTTATCAAAGAGCCACAATTATTTGCAGAACATACTTTGATGGTTATTTTATTGGCTATTCCAATTGTGATTCTTTTTGCAATGGAAAAGATGGGAAAATTATAATGGCACAACTTTTGAAAGAGAAATGATACAAAACAATTAAAACAATAATTCAAATGAAAAAAGCAGCATTAATTTTAGCCATTATGTTTATGTCAATGACATACGCTCAGGAAATTAAACAAGTTCCACAAATAAGCGTGAACGGAGAAGGAAAAATAAAAGTAGTTCCAGACCAGGCATCGATTGCTGTAACGGTGGAAACAAAAGGGAATAATGCTAAAGATGTAAAAAGGCAAAATGATCAAAAAATAGAAGCTGTTTTGAAATTCATAAAAAAAATGAACCTGTCTCCTGCAGATTATAAAACACAACGTGTTGCATTGAATCCGGAATACGATTATGAAAAAAAGAAACATAATTATAACGCGACTCAAACTATCGAAATTCTGTTGAAAGATTTATCTAAATATGATGAATTAATGGAAGGTTTGGTTGACGAAGGAATTAACAGAATTGATGCGGTAACGTTCCAATCTTCAAAATTAGCGGAATACCAATCAGAAGCCAGAAAATTAGCAATGAAAGAAGCGAAACTAAAAGCACAGGATTATGTTTCGGTATTGGGGCAAAAAGTAGGTAAAGCGATGACAATATCAGATAATTCACAAACCTATTATCCACAACCGGTTTATGCAGCTATGAAAACAATGGCAATGAGCGATAGAGAAGCTGCTCCGAGAGAAACATTGGCTGTTGGAGAAATCAATATTACGGCTAACGTAAGCGTAAGTTTTATTTTGGAATAAATCCAAAAAGCATTAAAAAGGCTGTTCAGGGGAATCTTGAACAGCCTTTTTTAGTTAATAATGGGATTATAAATGCTGATTGACTTCAACGCCTAATCCCTTAGCAATTCCTGCTCCTAAACTGGAATTGACTCTAAACCAATGGTACAATTGACGGTTGATGATGAGGTCTTTTTTGGGGCCTTCAATTCCTGACATTGCACCTGTAATATTATGTATTGTGTTTTTTTGTTGCTCTGGCGTCATGATTTGAAATAACTTTCCGGGTTGTGAAAAATGATCGTTTTCTCCTTCGCAATTTCGGTCATACCAGTCGGCCATTTTTCCAAATAGATCTATTGGCGGTTCTTTATAATTCATGTCTATTTCAATTTCATCAAAACTGTTAGGGAAATAATTTGGATTCTGCCCTCCATTTCCATCCACACGCATTCTTCCGTCCCGTTGGTAATTATTAGTCGCAAACGGACATCGATTTACTGGAATCTGTTCGTAGTTTGCACCCAATCGGTAGCGCTGTGCATCCGGATAGGATAACAATCGGCCTTGTAACATTTTATCAGGCGAATAACCAATTCCGTCTACAATGTGGGCAGGTGCAAAAGCAGCTTGTTCAATATCTTGAAAGTAATTATGTGGATTTTGGTTTAATTCTAAAACACCAACATCAATTAAAGGATAATCTCCATGGGGCCAAACTTTTGTCAAATCAAACGGATTAAAATAATAATCCTGAGAATTGGCTTCTTCTTCGGTCATTACTTGAATTTTAAGGTCCCATTTCGGGAAATTTCCGGCTTCAATGTTTTCGAATAAATCGCGTTGGGAAAAATCCATATCATGCGCTTTCATTTTGAGCCGCTTCTTCATTGGTGAAATTTTTAATTCCTTGTGCTGTTTTGAAATGAAATTTGACATAAGACCTTTCGTTTGCAGCATTAAGCATAGAAAAAGTGTGACTGCCGTATCCATTCATGTGGCGATAGCCATAAGGAGTTCCTCTATCAGACATTAAAATCAGAACTTGATGCAAGCTTTCTGGATTCAGAGACCAATAATCCCACATCATAGTCGGGGATTTTAGATTGGTGTGTGGATCTCTTTTTTGAGTATGAATAAAATCGCCAAATTTCTTAGGGTCTTTTATAAAGAATACCGGAGTATTATTGCCTACTAAATCCCAGTTTCCGTCTTCGGAGTAAAATTTTATGGCAAAACCTCTTGGATCTCTTTCAGTATCCGCCGAGCCTTTTTCACCGCCCACTGTCGAAAAGCGAAGCAAGACTTTTGTTTCTTTTCCAATTTCAGAAAACAATTTAGCTTTGGTATATTTAGTAATGTCATGGGTTACCGTAAAAGTACCAAACGCGCCGGATCCTTTTGCATGAACGACCCGCTCCGGAATACGTTCTCGGTTGAAATGAGCCATTTTTTCATGAAGAATGTAATCTTGCAGTAGCAAAGGACCTCGCGGACCGACAGACTGTGAATTTTCATTTTCTACAAAAGGTCTTCCGGACGCTGTTGTAAGTTTTTTTTCTGATTTCATAAGTGTAATTTTTAGTATTATTTAAAATCGAATGCACTTAGTAGAATAAAAAACGACAAATTTTTTATCTTGATGGTAAAAAAAACTATTAAAAAAAGTATTTGTACAGAAGAAAGTAGGAATGGGGAGATGTAACAATTTGTTTTTAACCGCTGAATTTCAATAAAAATTAAAACAGTTAAAAATAAAGTATTAAAGGTAAAAAAACTTAACGTATCATCAACAAAGTAATAACACAATATTAACAACAAAACAAGAACTTCTGTCCGACCTTTGTAGGGTAATAAACTGGTTATTTATTATTTTGGTTTTGGTTAGTTATAAGAATGCCGGCATCCTTTTGGATACCGGCATTTTTTATTTTGTAGTGTTTATAAACGAAAGCACAGCAGCATTAAAAGCATTGGGTTGCTCCACATTTACGACATGACCGCTATTTTCAATCACAAAAAGTTTAGATGATCTGTAATGACTCTCTACAACTTTTCGAACTGAAGGTAAAAACATATAATCTTCTTCGCCCATTACATAAAGTGTCGGGATATTGAGTTCAACTTGTCGAAACCATTTGAGTACAGGATTGATTTCGGCAGTTAATTTAAACCATTTTATAAATTCTTTCTGGTATAGTTTTTTGGCTTCATTTATAAAAAGCAATCGCGATTGTTTATGACTTTTTTTAGGCATAATTACAAACGCAAAAAACTTGTATAAAACCAAATAAGGTAAAACATATTTAAACATATTACCCAATCGCATCAAAACTTGTGAACGAAAATTCATTTTCAGAATTGCACCGCCAAGAATCATGCTTTGTACACGTTCCGGATACATTTCGGCTAATTGTCGGATTAAAATAGTACCTAATGAAATACCGACAAAATGCGATTTTTCTATTTTAAGATGGTCTAAAACTTCCAAAATATCGTGGGCAAGTGCCGCAAATGTATATTTTTGTTTAAAAGCTGTTTTTAGAGTTGGTTTAGATTCTCCGTGACCGCGTAAGTCTAATAATAATACATTATAATGTTTTTGAAAATCTCTGATTTGTTTGAACCAAATTGAAGAACTTCCGCCTGCACCATGCACAAAGGTTACCCATTGGGTGTTGTTTGGATTCTTGTAGATGGTGTAATTGATCACGCTTTTTTTTTGTAAAAATAGAACTTTAATTTTAAATCGCAATCTTAACAAAAAGTATTGCCGATTTTTGAGTTGTAAAACGTAAATTTGCAAAAAAATTGCACCCCATGGAAGGATTATTGAAAGAGAAAAGTGAAATAGAAAAATTGCAAAGAGAATTTAAAATTCTTTCGGAACAAATCTCAAAAATTAATACCACTATTGCACAAACTGCAATCCCGGCAGAAGAATTAGTTTTAGAAGAGTGTGAGGCTTAGTCTTTCATGTATTTTTCTGAAATAGGGAATGGCTTTTAGCAAGCGGCTTCCGTGCCAGGAAAACATTTCCCCATCTACAAAAATAGTTTTAGCATGATGTGTAAAACGCCCAATTTCAAAAGCATCTTCTTCCTTAAACGGGAACGGTTCCGATGACAATAAAACCAAATCCGGATCCCCTTCTAACCTAATTTTCTTTAATTCAATTTCAGGATAGCGCCCTTTCGTGCCATAAATATTCTCAAAGTGATTCAGTTTCAGTAAAGCATCAATATACGTTTGGGAACCCGCAACCATATAGGGATTCTTCCAAATAAAATAGGCCACTTTTTGTAACGGTTTGTCTTTGATAAAGGTTTTAAAATCGCTCAAAGCAAAAGCCAATTTATCATTCCATTTTTGTGCTTCGGTTCTGCAATTAAAGAGTTGACCAAAATCAGTTATCATGTTGAAATTATCTTCAATAGTCAGAACATCAGTTACCCAAACAGGACAAATGGTACTTAATTCAGTCACCATATCTTGCGTGTTTTCCTCTTTGTTACAAATGATAATGTCGGGTTGCAGCGCCTTTATTTTTTCAATGTGAACTGTTTTTGTCCCGCCTACAACTTTCTTGGTAGACTTAAAATGAAACGGATGCACACAAAATTTAGTAATACCAACAATTCGTTCCTCCAGCCCCAAATCATACAATAATTCGGTTTGTGACGGAACAAGTGAAATGATGCGCTTCGGTGCAGTGGCAAACGAATGGGAAATACCGAGTTGGTCTTGAATTGTAATCATTTATTTCGGGCTATTGCATTTATAAAGGCGTTAAATTACTTAAAACCGTTGTGTCTTGAAGCATTCTTCTCCTATTTTTTATTTATCTTTACGATATGAAAACAATTGTTAAAATAGTATTTCTGTATTGCATCGTTTCTACTTCATTAAGCGCACAACCGCTTGTTAATGTCAGATTACAAAAAAATAGTTCTTTAACGATTACTGGTACAACCAATGTAATCTCTTTCAAAATTTTTCAGGATGGTGATAAGCTTGCCAACAGAAAATTATCGGTTACCACTTCACAAAACCAAAATAAAATAACACTTAGCGACAATAAACTTTTGGTAGGAGTAAAGGACTTTACCTCTAATAATAAAATGGCTTTAAAGGATTTTTTGAAGTTATTAAAATCCGATACTTATCCCAATTTACAAATACAAATCAACTATTTAGATT
This region of Flavobacterium lacustre genomic DNA includes:
- a CDS encoding SIMPL domain-containing protein, encoding MKKAALILAIMFMSMTYAQEIKQVPQISVNGEGKIKVVPDQASIAVTVETKGNNAKDVKRQNDQKIEAVLKFIKKMNLSPADYKTQRVALNPEYDYEKKKHNYNATQTIEILLKDLSKYDELMEGLVDEGINRIDAVTFQSSKLAEYQSEARKLAMKEAKLKAQDYVSVLGQKVGKAMTISDNSQTYYPQPVYAAMKTMAMSDREAAPRETLAVGEINITANVSVSFILE
- a CDS encoding alpha/beta fold hydrolase, with the protein product MINYTIYKNPNNTQWVTFVHGAGGSSSIWFKQIRDFQKHYNVLLLDLRGHGESKPTLKTAFKQKYTFAALAHDILEVLDHLKIEKSHFVGISLGTILIRQLAEMYPERVQSMILGGAILKMNFRSQVLMRLGNMFKYVLPYLVLYKFFAFVIMPKKSHKQSRLLFINEAKKLYQKEFIKWFKLTAEINPVLKWFRQVELNIPTLYVMGEEDYMFLPSVRKVVESHYRSSKLFVIENSGHVVNVEQPNAFNAAVLSFINTTK
- a CDS encoding ABC transporter substrate-binding protein, which encodes MITIQDQLGISHSFATAPKRIISLVPSQTELLYDLGLEERIVGITKFCVHPFHFKSTKKVVGGTKTVHIEKIKALQPDIIICNKEENTQDMVTELSTICPVWVTDVLTIEDNFNMITDFGQLFNCRTEAQKWNDKLAFALSDFKTFIKDKPLQKVAYFIWKNPYMVAGSQTYIDALLKLNHFENIYGTKGRYPEIELKKIRLEGDPDLVLLSSEPFPFKEEDAFEIGRFTHHAKTIFVDGEMFSWHGSRLLKAIPYFRKIHERLSLTLF
- a CDS encoding YceI family protein, producing MKTIVKIVFLYCIVSTSLSAQPLVNVRLQKNSSLTITGTTNVISFKIFQDGDKLANRKLSVTTSQNQNKITLSDNKLLVGVKDFTSNNKMALKDFLKLLKSDTYPNLQIQINYLDLAPDDKGESNSGNAIVSITITGVKRHYCIPISFNNDGEVLVINGKKKLSIRDFGLTPVTQMMGLIKVSEWIDIDFHMICKITVTDEI